CTGATCTCACCGTCGCTGGCCGCCACCGCATACGCCTACGACGTGCTGCACGTCAACAGCGAGTTCGCGGCCCAGATCAGCGACCACGATCCGCAGGTGGTGCGGCTGCCCCTGCCATGAGCCCGCCGCCGGGGCGTGCCCGGGGCGGCGGCCGGGGGGCCGCCGCCCCGTGGCGCGGCGCGGTGCCGCGCCCCGGACCCGGGGGGTTCCGGGGGGGTTCCGGGGGCCGGCTCATCTGGCCGGGTGCCAGCGGCCACCGCGCGCCGGGCGGTCGTCGCGACCGACCCAGGGGGCGGGGACGGCCGGTTCGCCGCCCGGCGGCGGCGCGGGGGGCGCGCTGGTGCGCGCGGTCAGGACGGCGACGACGGCGGCGAGCTCTTCTCGCGTGGGATTTCCCGAGACCACCCGGATGGCGCTCATGCCGGCTGGTTCCCATGCTTGCGGTGCGGGAGTTGGGCCGTCTTCGTCCGCAGCATCCGCAGACCCCCGGCGAGCACCCCGCGCGTCGAGTGCGGCGCGATGACGTCGTCCACCAGGCCGCGTTCGGCCGCGTAGTACGGGTGCATCAGCTGCTCGCGGTACTCGGCGACCCGCTCGGCCCGGACGGCCTCCGGGTCGGCCGCGGCGGCGATCTCGCGGCGGAAGATCACGTTGGCCGCGCCCTCGGCGCCCATCACGGCGATCTCGTTCGACGGCCAGGCGTAGGAGAGATCGGCTCCCGTGGAGCGGGAGTCCATCACGATGTACGCGCCGCCGTACGCCTTGCGGACGATGACCTGGATGCGGGGCACGGTCGCGTTGCAGTAGGCGTACAGCAGCTTGGCGCCGTGCCGGATGATGCCCTCGTGCTCCTGGCGCACGCCCGGCAGGAAGCCGGGCACGTCGACCAGCGTGATCAGCGGGATATTGAAGGCGTCGCAGAACGTGACGAACCGCGCCGCCTTCTCCGACGCCTCGACATCGAGCACGCCCGCGAGCACCAGCGGCTGGTTGGCGACCACGCCGACCGTCTGGCCCTCGACACGGCCGAGCGCGCAGATGACGTTGCCCGCCCAGCGCTCGTGCACCTCCATGAACTCGCCCTCGTCCACGATCTCCTCGATCACCTCCCGCATGTCGTACGGGCGGGTCGGGTCGGCGGAGACCAGGTCCATCAGCGCCGAACAGGGCCGGTCCGCCGGGTCGTCGGCGGGCACGGACGGCGGTGCCTCGGCGCTGTTCTGCGGCAACATCGTGAGCAGGTACCGGACTTCGGCCAGGCACGTCTCCTCGTCGTCGTAGACGAAGTGCGCCACGCCGGAGATCCCGGCGTGCACGTCGGCGCCGCCGAGGCCGTTCTGCGTGACCTTCTCGCCCGTCACCGCCTGGATCACGTCGGGGCCGGTGATGAACATCTGCGACGTCTCACGGACCATGAACACGAAGTCGGTCAGCGCCGGCGAGTACGCCGCGCCGCCCGCGCACGGGCCGAGCATCACGCTGATCTGCGGGATCACGCCGGAGGCGCGGGTGTTGCGCTGGAAGATGCCGCCGTATCCGGCCAGCGCGGTGACGCCCTCCTGGATCCGGGCGCCCGCGCCGTCGTTGAGCGAGACCAGCGGCGCGCCCGTGGCGATGGCCATGTCCATGATCTTGTGGATCTTCTCGGCGTGCGCCTCGCCCAGCGCGCCGCCGAAGACGCGGAAATCGTGCGCGTAGACGAACACCGTCCGGCCGTGGACCGTGCCCCAGCCGGTGACGACGCCGTCACTGTGCGGGCGGCGCTCGGCCATGCCGAAGCCGGTGGCGCGGTGCCTGCGCAGCGACTCGACCTCCTGGAAGCTGCCCTCGTCCAGCAGCAGTTCGATCCGCTCGTGGGCGGTGAGCTTGCCCTTGGCGTGCTGGCGCTCAGTGGCCGCGGGGTCGCCCGCCCGCACCCGGGCGCGCAGCCCCGCCAGCTCCGCGGTGCGGGCGGCGAGGGAGGGGCCGACCGAAGGTGCCGCGAACTCCTCTTCGAGTCCCGCGACTTCGGCCCCCTGGGGAGTGCTGATCGTGTCCATGGTGCCTGTCTCCGTTCCTCACTTACGGCGGCACGTGCGGCACGTGCGGCGGCGCTCCTCGCGCCCGCCGCGTTACGGCGCCGGCGTGGTCAGTCGGACCGGCGAGCGCTCGGACGGCGAGAGCGCGTGGATGTCGACACGCCCCCAGACGCCCCCGGTGGAGAACGGGTCCCCGGCGACCCAGTCCGCCACCTCCTTCCGGGTGTCCGCCTCGACCACGATCAGGCTGCCGATCGCGGTGGTGCCGTCGTCGGCGACCAGCGGGCCATAGAAGACCGGCCGCGGGCCGGTCCCGGACCGGAGCCTGGCCGAGTGCTCGGGCCGTGCGGCGGCCCGGAGTTCGGCCGCGTCCGGCCGGTCGAGGCAGTGGATCGCCCAGAACATGCGCTCATCGTTCCTCTCGTGCGGTGGATCGTGTCGGTCGGCCAGCCTAGGCCGGGACGGACTCCGGCTCCTCGGCGGCGCGCAGCGCGCCGACCTGGGCGGCGATCGCGCGGCGGGCCGCCATGGCCTCCTGCTTGGCGCTGAGCTTCTCCGGAATCACCCGGTACTCCGCCTCGACGACCGCCGCCGCCGGCTCCTCGCCGTGGTGGACGCCGATGCGGCAGTGGTAGACGGCGCCGACCGGGGTGGTGGCGTGGTCGAGCAGCTCGTAGCGCAACGTGGCGGGCATCGGGAACACGAAGCTGTGGAACGAGGAGTTGACCGAGCCGATGACGAACCGGGTGCGCTCGGTGCCCGCGATGAGGTACTGCTCGGTGACCACCGTCCACAGCTGCCGGGCCGCCTCCAGCAGCGTGATGGCCGGGATGTGCTGGCCGGTCAGGTGGTCGGCCAGCACCTCGACCCGCTCGTCCAGCACCAGGTCCGCCGTGAAGCGGCCCTCCGCGAGCCGGGCGACGGGGCCGATCAGCACATTCTCGGCGCGGTGCTTGTGGGTCAGGCGCCGCTCGGCACGGTCCGGCACGCCGACCGCCGCGCGGCCCAGCAGGGCGCGCAGCTCGGCGAGCTGCGCTTCCGTCAGACCTTGTCCGAAGGCGAGCGCCAGGCTTTCCGGCGGTTCGCCGCCGCGCAGCCGGTCCAGCAGGGCGCTGACGGGGATCGTCCCCCGGTTGGCGAGGAATTCCTCGAAGCGGTCTCCTACGACGACGAGTGCTTCAGGCGACATCGTCCGGTCCTTTCTCCGTCGGTGGTGCGGGGGCCCGGGCGGGCCCCGGGCAGGGCTCAGGCAGGACCCGGGCGGGACCCGGGCAGGGCTCAGGCAGGGCTCAGACGGTGGCCGTCGTCGCCTTGAGCGTGTGCTCGTAGGCGTCGCACAGCGCGTCGACCGTCCTGATGTCGGAGATGACGTACTCGCCGTCCTCGAACGGGTCGACGCCGAACTCGCTCTCCAGCTGGATCACCAGGCGGGCGAGCATCAGGGAGTTGAGGCTGAGCTCGTTGAGCGGCTCGCCTCCGGTCAGGTCGCGCGCGGGCAGTTCGGCCTCCGCCAGCAGGGCGTTGATCTCGCGGCGGACGGTGTCCTTGATGGCGTCGCTAGTCAGCATGTGATTCCTCCGTCGACGACGATGGTCTGGCCGGTGATGAACGAAGCACCGGGCGAGGTGAGATAGAGCACGGCGTCGGCGATCTCACCGATGTCCGCGAGGCGGCCCAGGGGCGTCCGGCGCTGGATGCGCTCCCGGTTCCGGTCGGTGACCTCCGCCGTCATGTCGCTGTCGAAGAAGCCGGGGACGATCGAGTTGACCCGGATCTTGAACGCTCCGAGCTCGCGCGCCAGGCTCCTGCTGAATCCGTCGAGCCCGGCCTTGGCGGCGGAGTAGACCGCCACGCCCCGGTAGCCGCGGATGGCGTTGATGGACGACACGTTGAGAATCTGGCCACCGCCCTGCCGCGTCATCGCGCGGGCGGCGGCCTGGGCGAGGGTGATCGGCGCGACGAGGTTCGCGGCGATCAGCTCGGCGGTCTTCTCGGAGCTGGTGGTCAGGAAGAGCTCCTGGTGCAGCACGCCCGCGTTGTTGATCAGCAGGTCCACCCGGCCGAAGCGGCGGGTCACCGTGCGGACGAACGCCCGCAGCGACGCGGCGTCGCCCAGGTCGGCGGCCTCCCACAGGAACCGGTCGGGCTGCTCGGCCTGGAGATCCTTGACGACCTCGTTGGCCGACCTGCTGAACGTGGCGACCCGCCAGCCGTCCGCGAGCAGCCGCTCGACCAGCACCCGGCCGAGCCCCCGGCTGCCGCCGCTGACGAGCGCGACGCGCGAGGCGGTGTCCTCGGCCGGGGCGCTCACGCCGCGCTCCTGATCTTCTTGAAACGGTCGGAGTGCTGCGGCGCGTCCGCGATCTCCACCTGGGCCGGGATCTTGAACGCCTCCAGCCGCGTCGCGCAGAACTCCCGTATGCGCCGCGTGACTTCGCGCCGGTCCTCATCCTCGATCAGGGTGACCCTGGCCTTCACCACCATGCCCATGACCGGGCTGGGCCGGCCGCTGACCATGGCCTCGGCGATGTTGGGGACCTCCAGCAGGACGGACTCGACCTCACTGGGATACACCTTCTCCCCGCCGACGTTGATGATCTCGGAGTCCCGGCCCAGGATGCGGATCCACTCGCCGTCCACCTGGACGACGTCCTGGGTGTTGAAGAACCCCTGCTCGTCGAAGGGCGCGGGCGCGTTGAGGTAGCCGAGCATGGCCATCTCGGAGCGGATCCACAGCACGTTGTCCACGATCTTGTGCTCGAACCCGGCGTCGGTGCCGAGCTTCACCCACAGCGTGTCGTTGCCGCGCGAGCGCGTCGGCAGGATGCCCAGCTCGCTCAGCCCGTACGTCTGCTTCAGCCGCACCTCGGGGAACGCGGCGTGCAGCCGCTCCAGGGTGCGCATCGGCATCGGCTCGGTGCCGTAGGTGATGAGCCGCAACGACCCGGTGTCGTACCGCTGGTGGGCACCGGAGATGAGCAGCATGTTCAGGAACGTGGGCGTCGTCGGCAGCACCTCGACGCCGTGCTCCCGCACCGTCCGGCAGATGGACTCCGGCGTCCGCTCGCCGACGGTGATCACCGTGCCGCCCTGACTGAGCGTGTGGAGCAGGGTGTTGACGCCGCCGATGTGGTCCAGGCTCAGGAAGGACAGGATGCGCATCGGCCGGGCCGGCTCGCCGTAACGGGCCAGCACCTTCTCGAAGTCGAGGACCGACGCCTTGCTGCGGCCCGAGGTGCCGGAGCTGAACAGGACCAGGCCCGCGTGGCCGGTCTCGCGCAGCTTCGGGTACAGCTCGTGGCTCGCGGCGCGGCCGGTGCGCTCGGCCTGGTGGGCGCCGTCCGGGTCCACCCGGATGACCACCTCGACTTCGGCGATCTCCAGGAAGTCGGCGCGCTTGGCGGCCGGCAGGACGGTCAGCGGGACGACGATCACCCCGCGCTCGATGAGCGCCAGGAGTCCCGCGCACGCCTCGGGCGAGTACGAGCCTTCCAGCGTCACGACCTCGCCGGCCGCGACTCCGTTGGCGTCGAGGAAGGATCGCCACTGATCCACCAGACGCAGCAGATCGGCATAACCGCATGTCTGCCCTTCGAAAACCACGGCTTGGTTATCACCGAAGGATTTCAGGCGGTCGAGCAACGGATGTGCCATCACTCACTCATCTCCTTTCACCGTCCGGGCATTTTCGCGCTTGCTTGCTCTCGCTTACAAACACGACTCTAAAAGGCTCGGCAATTGAGCTTCAATGCCCCATTCCTGTGACCTCGGGCGGGGTAGCCGAACGGGTAGCCCCGAATGGGCAATGGCCCCGGCGGCCTCATTTCGGGCATTGTGGAGCGCGGGAACGTAATGGTTCTGCCATGACCTTGTCCTGGGATGGCAAGCCGGTCGCCGCATTCGGCACACCCCCACGCGGGGCACACCCCGCTCAGCGCACCCCCACTCGGCACACCCCGCTCAGCACGCCCGCGTTCGGTGAGCCCGCATTCTTTTTCCGTCGCCCGTCCCAGGAGATTCCCATGATTCAGCGGCTGCTGCCGTCCGCCGTCGCCTGCGCCACCGCCACCGCCGATCTGCCGGACGCCGGCGCGCTGCCCGAGGAGGCGGCGGCGCTCAGCTCCGCCTGCGGCGAGCCGCGCCGACGCGAATTCCTCACCACCAGGACCTGCGCCCGCGCCGCGATGGTCTCGCTCGGCGTCCCTCCGGCCGGCGTTCCGTCGGGCCCGAAGGGCGAGCCGCGCTGGCCGGCCGGGCTGACCGGCAGCATGACCCACTGCGACGGCTACCGGGCCGCGGCGGTCTCCCGGACCAGCGACTTCCACGTGGTCGCCATCGACGCCGAGCGGCACGTGCCGCTGCCCGCCGACGTGGCGCGGCACATCACGGTCCCGGCGGAGCGCGCGCACCTGGCGGAGCTGGCCCGGCACGACCCCGGCACGCACTGGGAGACCGTGCTGTTCAGCGCCAAGGAGACGGTCTACAAGGCGTTCAACCCGCTGACCGGACGCTGGCTCGGCTTCCGCGACGCCCGGCTGAGCTTCGATCCGGCCACCCGCACGTTCCGGGCCCGGCTGCTGCAGCCGGGCCCGGTGGTGGACGGTGTGCGGATCAACGAGTTCGCCGGCCGGTGGTCGGTGGGGGAAGGGCTGGCGCTCACCGCCATCGCCCTGCCCGCGACCGCCGCCGACCGGCTGCTGCTGCAAGCCGCCTGACGCCGCTCAGCGGCCGGCGCGCCTGGTGAGCTCGACCGCCGCCAGCGCGCCGGCGCTCCGCAGCGGGCCCGGAGTGGCCGGCAGGACCGGCCAGTCCAGGCTCTGCGCCTGACCGATGAGCACCGGGTCGGCGCCCACGACGACCGGGTTGCCGACCGCCATCAGCATGTCCAGATCGCTGGAGTGGTCGCCGTAGCAGGCGCAGTCGTCCGGCCCGAGGCCGAGGCCGGCCATCGTGAAGCGCACCGCCGCGGCCTTGTTCGGGCCGATCATCGGCCGCTCGATCTCGCCGGTCAGCCGCCCGTCGGGGCCGACGATCGGCTCCGAGCAGAGGATGACGTCGGCGCCCAGGTCCTCGGCCATCGGCTCCAGCAGACCGCGGAAGGACCCGGAGACCAGGACGACGGTGTCCCCGGCGCCCTTGTGCCGCGACGCCGCCGCCCAGGCGGAGACGACCACGGCGGTCCGGCCGGCCCGGTACTCCTCGTACCACTCGTGGCCCGCCCGGGTCAGCTCCTCATGGTCCACGCCGGCGAAACGGCGGTAGTAGCGCCGGTTGATCTCCGTGCGCGGCACCCCGCCGTCCGCCTGCGCGCGGACCTCGGCCATCACGGCGTCGTGAGCGCTGCCGTCGTCGCCCTGCCGCGCCATCCAGTAGCGCAGGAAGTGGAACATGCTCTTGACGTTGAGCAGCGTCTCGTCCACGTCGAAGAAGGCCGCCCGGGTCGTGGGCGCGGTCGTGGGCGCGGGCACTGTCGTGGTGGCACTCGTCGTCGTTTTCACGTCGGTCATGGTTCCGGTCACCGCCAGGTCGCGTTGAGAAGGGTGGGAACAGGTGCTGCTACGGCGCGGTCGCCGCACAGCCCCTCGCGCAGCGCACGGGCCGCGGCGAGGGTGCGGTTGGGGCAGTTGAGCTTGGCGAGGATGTTCGCCACCAGCCGCTTCGCGCCGTGCTCCGAGATACGCAGCCGACGCGCGATCTGCTTGTTGCTGTAGCCGTCCACCAGCAGCACCAGCGCTTCCTTCTCGCGCGGCGTCAGTCGGGGGGCGGCCTGTGTCCGGGGCTCGCCGTGCCCGGCACGGTGCAGCAGGGCGCGGGTGAGCGCGGGCGGGATGTACACCTCACCGGCGTCCATGGCGCTGAGGACCTCGTCCAGCGTGTGGGGGTCGAGGTCGTCCATGGGCAGCAGCGACGCGCCCGGCAGCGAGGTGACCTGGTCGAGGTTGACCTCGCTCGGCCTGGGAAGCAGCAGCAGGACCCGTATCCCCCGGTGGGCCGCGCGCCGTAGCGCGGCCTCCCCGCCGTGATCCGCCGTATCGGACGCGGTGAGCAGGATGTCGGTGTCCGGATCCCGCACGGCTTCGACGGCGGCATCGAGGCCGGGGTACGCGGAGCAGTGGCCGACGACGTCCAGCGAGCGGAGCATGGCCTCGACGCCGTAGCGCTGAAGGTCGTTGCGGATGGCCAGGAAGATGTTGAGCGGTCGGGTCGCGGCGTGCAGGGCTGCGCGGCTGAGCGACATGTGTGTTTCCCCCACGGGTGATTCCGGTTGAACCGGATGGGTGCATCCGTACGACTGACGCTAGCCGCGCGGGGCCCGCCGGAACGGTCCACTGCCTCCAAGACCGGACCAGGGGTGGCCAAAAGGAGTAGCGAGGCAACCTATCCGCGCGGGGCGGATCATCGGGGCGCACCTACCACCGCGGCACCACCACGAGGCCCCCGTCGGGACGACCCATCGGGACGCCCCGGAAGGGCGCGGCCGGCCGGGAGTTCCCCAGGCCCGGAGCCAGCCACCGAACCTCGGGAGGAGGCAGCTGGGGCCGACACCCGGGGACACGACCCGCCGCGCGGACGACCGGTGCCGGGTGGGGGCCGGTGGTCGGGGACGGCGGAGCGGACGTGCGCCGGACGCGGTGCGTCGGACGCGCGAGCGAACACCCGGGGGCCGGGCTTCGCTCGGTGGGGTGGTGTTCCGGCCTCGCCCGGGGGCGGCCGGGGCCGTTCCCCCGGGCCGGGGGGCCGGGGGGACGTGCGTCGGCGGGAGTGGGGGGACTACCGGAGTGGGGGGACTAAACGCCGGCCGGTTCGGGGACGGCGTCGGACAGGGCTTTGCGGGCGAACGCCACGACGTACTCGCGGAGATCGGGGTGCGGCGGGGCGGTGCCCAGGATCATGCGGGCCATCTGCGGCACCGCGTTGGGCCAGGCGGCCAGGCCGATCAGGCTCAGCAGACAGGCCGCCACCCGCGGCGAGATCCCGGTGCCGAAGGTCTCCGCGAGGTTGGCCACCTTGCGTTCGTAGAGCGAGGCGCGTTCGGACTCGTTGGGCAGGGGGTCGTCGCGATAGTGCAGGGCCTCCCAGAGGAAGAGCCGCACGAGCGAGGGGTTGGCGCGGTGGAAGTCGTACACCCGCCCCACGTACTCGGCGGGGTCGTCGCCGGGGGCCAGCGGGACGGCAGCGGCCAGCTCGTCGAGGGCCTGGCCGACGACCTGGTCGAAGAGCTTCTGCTTATTGCCGAAATACCCGTAGATGCGCTCCTTGTTGACGTTCGCGAGGGCGGCGATGCGGTCCACTCGGGCGCCCGCGATGCCGTGAGCTGCGAACTCTTCCTTCGCGGCGGAGAGGAGCCGTTGCTTGGTGGGAGTCGGATCCTGCGTCATTCCCCCAGCTTAGGGTGCGAGGGCCAGCAATCCAACCAACTGGATGGTTGACTTCCAACTAGTTGGTTGACTACCGTCGAATAGTCACCGCGGCCAGCGCCGCCCGCGGTCCCAGGACACAGCACGGACCCACCACACCGACCTCTCACGGACCCGCGCGGACCCGCGCGGACCCCACCACACTGACCCGCGCGGACACCCACAGACACCCACGCAGCTTCCCGAATGAGGAATCCCATGACCGACACCGCAGTGGCCCTCCACGATGTCGCCCGCGCCGACCGAGCGCTGATCCAGGCCGGGCTGCCCCTGCGCGAGGGCTGGGTTCCGCGGCGCGTCCGCGTGGCGGAGCACGACGGCCGTCCGGTGACCGTCGTCCGCTTCCACAAGGAGGCCCGCCCCGGCGAGGGAGTCCACCTCACGGTGGTGCTCGATGACGACGACGTCCTGCTCGGCTACACCCGGCTCGATCCCGACGACCCGGCCCAGGTCGGCCCGCTTCCGCCGGAGCACGAGGCCCGCGAGGCCGCGTTCGCCTTCGTCACCGCGTTCGACCCGGCGTACGCCGCCGGGCTGACCGTGCAGTGGATCGCGCGGCACGACGAGCACGTGGCCGGTCCCGACGGCGCGGCCACCGTCTCCGGCATCAAGGTCAAGACCCGCCACCGCGACGGCCTGTACGCATGGGTCGTGATCGGCCCCGGCGGCACCGTGCTCACATACGAGCGCGACATCCGCTGGGACTCGGCCGCCGGCCGGCGCGGCACACAGATGTGGCTCCACGACGTCTGGATCGCCGCTCACGAGGGCCGCGGGCCGCGGCCGTCGTCGCCGTACGCACTCGGCTGAGCCTCCGCCACCCCGGCCAGCCCCCACGCTTCCCCGACGAAACAGGATTGCGACCGACCATGCACAGCACCGTTTCACACACCAGCGCCACCGCCGTGACGCCCGCTTCCGCCACCGACACGACCCCCGCCACCACTCCCGGCCAGGCCCCGGCGGCGGCCCTTCCACTGCCGTCCGTGCATATGCGCGTGCTGATTACGTGGCTGGCCGTTTACCCATCCATCACCATCGTGCAGATACTGCTCGGGCCGTCTTTGGAGAACCTTTCGGTGCCCGTGCGCGTCCTGATCATCACCGGGCTCGTTGTCCCGGTCGTGGTCTACGCCCTGGTGCCGGTCCTGCTGAAGATGAGGGCCGCGATCCTGCGGCTGCGCAGGCCCTGACCGGGGTCCCGCCACGGCGGCGGGGCCAAGGCCGCGGGTTCGGGACGGTGCCCGGCCGTCCCGGACCCGCGGCCGCCGACCATTGGCCCGGCCGGACAAAAAAACAATTGCGCACCCGCTGATCCTGGTAAAGGATCAGACGGGGCGCTCTTTATACCAACCGAACTGACTATCGGTTATGCTGCCGCAAGATGTGCAGTGCTATCCGGCATCGCCCGGAGGGGGAAAGCTCTTGACGATTACCGGCATGCAGTCATATTCACATCCGCCGACCAGTCTCCGCT
Above is a window of Streptomyces sp. NBC_01803 DNA encoding:
- a CDS encoding acyl-CoA carboxylase subunit epsilon produces the protein MSAIRVVSGNPTREELAAVVAVLTARTSAPPAPPPGGEPAVPAPWVGRDDRPARGGRWHPAR
- a CDS encoding acyl-CoA carboxylase subunit beta, translated to MDTISTPQGAEVAGLEEEFAAPSVGPSLAARTAELAGLRARVRAGDPAATERQHAKGKLTAHERIELLLDEGSFQEVESLRRHRATGFGMAERRPHSDGVVTGWGTVHGRTVFVYAHDFRVFGGALGEAHAEKIHKIMDMAIATGAPLVSLNDGAGARIQEGVTALAGYGGIFQRNTRASGVIPQISVMLGPCAGGAAYSPALTDFVFMVRETSQMFITGPDVIQAVTGEKVTQNGLGGADVHAGISGVAHFVYDDEETCLAEVRYLLTMLPQNSAEAPPSVPADDPADRPCSALMDLVSADPTRPYDMREVIEEIVDEGEFMEVHERWAGNVICALGRVEGQTVGVVANQPLVLAGVLDVEASEKAARFVTFCDAFNIPLITLVDVPGFLPGVRQEHEGIIRHGAKLLYAYCNATVPRIQVIVRKAYGGAYIVMDSRSTGADLSYAWPSNEIAVMGAEGAANVIFRREIAAAADPEAVRAERVAEYREQLMHPYYAAERGLVDDVIAPHSTRGVLAGGLRMLRTKTAQLPHRKHGNQPA
- a CDS encoding YciI family protein → MFWAIHCLDRPDAAELRAAARPEHSARLRSGTGPRPVFYGPLVADDGTTAIGSLIVVEADTRKEVADWVAGDPFSTGGVWGRVDIHALSPSERSPVRLTTPAP
- a CDS encoding AfsA-related hotdog domain-containing protein produces the protein MSPEALVVVGDRFEEFLANRGTIPVSALLDRLRGGEPPESLALAFGQGLTEAQLAELRALLGRAAVGVPDRAERRLTHKHRAENVLIGPVARLAEGRFTADLVLDERVEVLADHLTGQHIPAITLLEAARQLWTVVTEQYLIAGTERTRFVIGSVNSSFHSFVFPMPATLRYELLDHATTPVGAVYHCRIGVHHGEEPAAAVVEAEYRVIPEKLSAKQEAMAARRAIAAQVGALRAAEEPESVPA
- a CDS encoding acyl carrier protein codes for the protein MLTSDAIKDTVRREINALLAEAELPARDLTGGEPLNELSLNSLMLARLVIQLESEFGVDPFEDGEYVISDIRTVDALCDAYEHTLKATTATV
- a CDS encoding SDR family NAD(P)-dependent oxidoreductase is translated as MSAPAEDTASRVALVSGGSRGLGRVLVERLLADGWRVATFSRSANEVVKDLQAEQPDRFLWEAADLGDAASLRAFVRTVTRRFGRVDLLINNAGVLHQELFLTTSSEKTAELIAANLVAPITLAQAAARAMTRQGGGQILNVSSINAIRGYRGVAVYSAAKAGLDGFSRSLARELGAFKIRVNSIVPGFFDSDMTAEVTDRNRERIQRRTPLGRLADIGEIADAVLYLTSPGASFITGQTIVVDGGITC
- a CDS encoding class I adenylate-forming enzyme family protein, with translation MAHPLLDRLKSFGDNQAVVFEGQTCGYADLLRLVDQWRSFLDANGVAAGEVVTLEGSYSPEACAGLLALIERGVIVVPLTVLPAAKRADFLEIAEVEVVIRVDPDGAHQAERTGRAASHELYPKLRETGHAGLVLFSSGTSGRSKASVLDFEKVLARYGEPARPMRILSFLSLDHIGGVNTLLHTLSQGGTVITVGERTPESICRTVREHGVEVLPTTPTFLNMLLISGAHQRYDTGSLRLITYGTEPMPMRTLERLHAAFPEVRLKQTYGLSELGILPTRSRGNDTLWVKLGTDAGFEHKIVDNVLWIRSEMAMLGYLNAPAPFDEQGFFNTQDVVQVDGEWIRILGRDSEIINVGGEKVYPSEVESVLLEVPNIAEAMVSGRPSPVMGMVVKARVTLIEDEDRREVTRRIREFCATRLEAFKIPAQVEIADAPQHSDRFKKIRSAA
- a CDS encoding 4'-phosphopantetheinyl transferase family protein — protein: MIQRLLPSAVACATATADLPDAGALPEEAAALSSACGEPRRREFLTTRTCARAAMVSLGVPPAGVPSGPKGEPRWPAGLTGSMTHCDGYRAAAVSRTSDFHVVAIDAERHVPLPADVARHITVPAERAHLAELARHDPGTHWETVLFSAKETVYKAFNPLTGRWLGFRDARLSFDPATRTFRARLLQPGPVVDGVRINEFAGRWSVGEGLALTAIALPATAADRLLLQAA
- a CDS encoding HAD family hydrolase, which produces MTDVKTTTSATTTVPAPTTAPTTRAAFFDVDETLLNVKSMFHFLRYWMARQGDDGSAHDAVMAEVRAQADGGVPRTEINRRYYRRFAGVDHEELTRAGHEWYEEYRAGRTAVVVSAWAAASRHKGAGDTVVLVSGSFRGLLEPMAEDLGADVILCSEPIVGPDGRLTGEIERPMIGPNKAAAVRFTMAGLGLGPDDCACYGDHSSDLDMLMAVGNPVVVGADPVLIGQAQSLDWPVLPATPGPLRSAGALAAVELTRRAGR
- a CDS encoding helix-turn-helix transcriptional regulator — translated: MSLSRAALHAATRPLNIFLAIRNDLQRYGVEAMLRSLDVVGHCSAYPGLDAAVEAVRDPDTDILLTASDTADHGGEAALRRAAHRGIRVLLLLPRPSEVNLDQVTSLPGASLLPMDDLDPHTLDEVLSAMDAGEVYIPPALTRALLHRAGHGEPRTQAAPRLTPREKEALVLLVDGYSNKQIARRLRISEHGAKRLVANILAKLNCPNRTLAAARALREGLCGDRAVAAPVPTLLNATWR
- a CDS encoding TetR/AcrR family transcriptional regulator — encoded protein: MTQDPTPTKQRLLSAAKEEFAAHGIAGARVDRIAALANVNKERIYGYFGNKQKLFDQVVGQALDELAAAVPLAPGDDPAEYVGRVYDFHRANPSLVRLFLWEALHYRDDPLPNESERASLYERKVANLAETFGTGISPRVAACLLSLIGLAAWPNAVPQMARMILGTAPPHPDLREYVVAFARKALSDAVPEPAGV